The sequence below is a genomic window from bacterium.
CCGACCGGGCCCCCAGCACGTTCATGGCCACCAGCCGCAAAGCCCGCCCCACCGTGGCGTTGGCCCGATAGCCCGGACCCAGAGCATTGCGGCCGGTGTTGAACCCCAGTTCGGCCACCAGCGGCCCGCTCACCACCGCACACAGCGCAGCGCCGCCAGTGCTGGTCACCACCGTGTGGCACCCGAACCGGGGATCGAACATGGCCGACAACCCGGCCAGCACCACCGGGAAGTACTCAGGGCGGCAGCCGGCCATCACTGCGTTGACGGCCGCCTTCTCCGCGGTCACCTCCCGGGACCGCTCGGGCACATTGCCCACGATGTCGCCCGCCCCCACCCCGGCATGGTCGAGCATGGCCTGGACCCGCTCCGGCGTGGGCGGAACCACTGGCAGTCCGTCGGTCCACCCCCGGCCGAAGAACTCCTCTTGGACGTCCCCCGCGTCGAGCACCAACTCCTGAGCCATGCCGAGACGCTAGTAGGGTTCCCCGCCGTGACCGGAAGACTGACAGGCAAAAGAACCATCGTGACCGGGGCGGGCTCGGGCATCGGCAAGGCTGCGGCCCAGTTGTTCGCCGCCGAGGGGGCGCTGGTGATGTGCGCCGACATCAACGACGACGCTGCTGCGGCCACTGCGGCCGAGATCGGCGACCAGGCCATCAGCCTGGGGGTGGACGTGACCCAACCCGACGACTGCCAAGCCATGACCGAACAGGCTGCATCCGCATTCGGCGGCATCGACGCGGTTTACTCCAACGCCGGGGTGGACGGTCCCGGCCGAGCCGGCGACCTCAGCCTCGAGGAATGGAACCGGGTGATCGGGGTGAACCTTACCGGCAAGTGGCTGGCGGTCAAGTTCGCCATTCCCCACCTCATCGAAGCCGGCGGCGGGTCGTTGGTGCTCCAGGCCAGCGTCGGCGGGGTGATCGGCGTGCCGGGCATCGCCGCCTATGCCGCGGCCAAGGCCGGGGTGATCGGCCTCACCCGGCAGATGGCGGTGGACTACGGCCCCGACAACATCCGGGTCAACGCCATCTGCCCAGGCACGGTGCCCACTCCCCTGGTGCGGGCCACCTACGAGAAGCGGGGCGGGTTCTCAGCCACCGCCAATGCGCCGGAAGATGCCACCGTCGACGAGAT
It includes:
- a CDS encoding SDR family NAD(P)-dependent oxidoreductase; this translates as MTGRLTGKRTIVTGAGSGIGKAAAQLFAAEGALVMCADINDDAAAATAAEIGDQAISLGVDVTQPDDCQAMTEQAASAFGGIDAVYSNAGVDGPGRAGDLSLEEWNRVIGVNLTGKWLAVKFAIPHLIEAGGGSLVLQASVGGVIGVPGIAAYAAAKAGVIGLTRQMAVDYGPDNIRVNAICPGTVPTPLVRATYEKRGGFSATANAPEDATVDEMIEAAVIRHPIGRLGTTTDIAQLALHLASDESSWTTGAAIVIDGGMSVA